In Mytilus trossulus isolate FHL-02 chromosome 14, PNRI_Mtr1.1.1.hap1, whole genome shotgun sequence, a genomic segment contains:
- the LOC134697116 gene encoding carboxypeptidase B-like, with protein MVKIWKNGMQLSNRPTILVDGGIHAREWISPAVVLNFINFLKTNPAAVNLVDEFQWFVIPVLNPDGYVYTHTTDRLWRKNRKQSQVNSNCFGTDLNRNFGYQWDPLQTASNDPCSLVYRGPTPFSEKESIALRDVMLQQGQTYTSYISFHSYGQYYLYPWLHADQLTADWIDLDDCAKAATAAIFGYKRKRYQAGAGGSLLYQASGTSGDYAKAEANIKYAYTIELRDTGRKGFLLSHRQIIPTWEENRDGIIALVDCLVQKNDLIK; from the coding sequence ATggttaaaatatggaaaaatggTATGCAACTGAGTAATCGTCCAACCATACTCGTAGACGGTGGAATCCATGCTCGGGAATGGATATCGCCAGCAGTcgtattgaattttattaactttctaAAAACAAACCCAGCTGCTGTGAATTTGGTAGATGAATTTCAGTGGTTTGTTATTCCTGTACTAAATCCTGATGGGTATGTCTATACACATACTACTGACCGTCTTTGGaggaaaaatagaaaacaatctCAAGTCAACTCAAACTGCTTTGGTACAGATTTGAACCGTAATTTTGGTTACCAGTGGGATCCTTTACAAACTGCATCTAATGATCCATGCAGCCTCGTTTATCGCGGTCCTACACCATTTAGTGAAAAAGAAAGTATAGCTCTAAGAGACGTTATGCTTCAACAAGGTCAAACTTACACCTCCTACATAAGCTTCCACTCATATGGCCAATATTATTTATACCCTTGGCTCCACGCAGATCAGCTAACAGCTGATTGGATAGACTTAGATGATTGTGCAAAAGCAGCAACTGCAGCTATCTTTGGCTATAAACGGAAAAGATATCAAGCAGGAGCAGGCGGGAGCTTATTATACCAAGCTAGTGGTACCTCTGGAGATTATGCAAAGGCGGAAGCTAACATAAAATATGCCTACACCATTGAACTACGAGATACAGGAAGAAAGGGGTTTTTATTGTCCCACAGACAAATTATACCAACTTGGGAGGAAAACAGAGATGGCATCATTGCACTTGTAGATTGTTTAGTTCAGAAAAATGATCTGATAAAGTAA